In a single window of the Flavivirga spongiicola genome:
- the hsdR gene encoding type I restriction-modification system endonuclease: MKKSNFIYLEKEYPILWNIGQTAEYTLYSDPIVTIFKVRMLGEKITELIFEEHYLEFPFDNTFHNRLKSLQFEDILPTNVLDLFFTIKGKGNQAVHDNKGSFDDAKSILFSAFKLSMWFYQTYGKTNIDDVKYSLPKNLDARHALHVLSQDYDDLEKKYNSLLQEREIKEQSLEEKQELLKRSELAAKKIDWDEKETRKLIDKQLQEAGWEAETGVLDYKKNKTLPEKGRRIAIAEWPVGSKWADYALFIGTDLYGIVEAKKYESDISTDLQQSKIYSELAEDEHEAKLLGKWRNYNVPFLFSTNGRTYLEQIKTKSGVWFLDVRNERNHSKALRGWYSPEGILELYKRNIQESNDKLKDSNISYLQDKAGLSLRDYQIKAIEAVEKIVRHKPDSKKTLLAMATGTGKTRTIIGLCYRLIKANRFKRILFLVDRRLLATQAINNFEDNKIEGLNTFAETYKVDKLKATIPDLESRLHFSTVQSMVKRLFYGNNEDVLPIDTYDCIIVDEAHRGYLQDRELDDEELNFKDQRDYVSKYRMVVDYFDAFTVGLTATPALHTTEIFGHPVYTYSYREAVIDGYLIDHEPPNIIKTKLSEEGITWKKGEKPKVYIKEDNRIEELDELEDELNIDIEGFNKMVITESFNRTVAQQLVKEIDPEGDEKTLIFAAKDEHADLIVQLLKEEYENIGIDVPDDAIAKITGKSYKPQELVTRYKNEKFPSIAVTVDLLTTGIDVPPICNLVFLRRIKSRILYEQMLGRATRRCDDIGKEVFNIFDAVKLYESLEVFSSMKPVVTNPKTSFTQLIDEFDDIESNVRAKKQLEQIISKLQRKKTKIIGQNEEIFKYNTEGKDPEAFINMLKNIEEHSIASSLSKYDQLWRFLDEFIPQPRAQYVSEHDDEYLGSERGYGKGQKPEDYLNSFKIFLEQNLNKVAALQIICTKPKELDRHSLKELKLLLDQKGFNSRNLNAAWKDSKNEDIVADIISYIRTLALGSTLISHEERIRNAVDKVRSMKDWNKIQLKWIDRFEKQLIQETIIKIEDLNKDPFMSDGGFKRLNKIFEHQLKDVIETLNDNLYIETA, translated from the coding sequence ATGAAGAAATCAAATTTTATTTATCTTGAAAAAGAGTATCCAATTCTGTGGAATATTGGACAAACAGCGGAATACACTTTATATAGCGACCCTATAGTTACTATTTTTAAAGTTAGAATGCTAGGTGAAAAAATCACAGAATTAATTTTTGAAGAACATTATTTAGAATTCCCATTTGACAATACGTTTCATAATAGACTAAAATCTTTACAGTTCGAAGACATATTACCTACTAATGTATTGGACTTATTTTTTACAATTAAAGGTAAAGGTAATCAAGCAGTACATGACAATAAAGGTTCATTTGATGATGCCAAATCTATTTTATTTTCTGCATTTAAATTATCTATGTGGTTTTATCAAACCTATGGAAAAACAAATATTGATGATGTTAAATACAGTTTACCAAAAAACCTTGACGCAAGACATGCCTTACATGTTCTAAGTCAAGACTATGATGATTTAGAAAAAAAGTATAATTCTCTACTTCAAGAACGAGAAATTAAAGAACAGTCTTTAGAGGAAAAGCAAGAACTTCTTAAACGTTCTGAATTAGCCGCTAAAAAAATTGATTGGGACGAAAAAGAAACCAGAAAACTCATTGACAAACAACTGCAAGAAGCTGGATGGGAAGCAGAAACGGGTGTTCTCGATTATAAAAAAAATAAGACTTTACCAGAAAAAGGAAGACGAATAGCCATTGCTGAGTGGCCTGTAGGTTCTAAATGGGCTGACTATGCTTTATTTATTGGCACTGACCTGTATGGCATAGTTGAGGCAAAAAAATATGAAAGTGATATTTCTACAGACTTACAGCAATCTAAAATATATTCAGAATTAGCTGAAGACGAACACGAAGCTAAACTATTGGGGAAATGGAGAAATTACAATGTGCCATTTTTGTTTTCAACTAACGGAAGAACCTATTTAGAACAAATAAAAACTAAAAGTGGTGTTTGGTTTCTTGATGTTAGAAATGAAAGGAATCATTCTAAAGCTTTGAGAGGGTGGTATTCCCCGGAAGGTATTTTAGAATTATATAAAAGAAATATTCAAGAGTCCAATGATAAACTGAAAGATTCAAACATTTCCTATTTACAAGATAAAGCAGGTTTAAGTTTAAGGGATTATCAAATAAAAGCTATTGAAGCTGTTGAAAAAATTGTTAGACATAAGCCAGATAGCAAAAAAACGCTTTTAGCAATGGCAACAGGCACAGGTAAAACACGAACCATTATTGGTCTTTGTTATCGCCTTATTAAAGCTAACCGTTTTAAACGCATCTTATTTTTGGTAGATAGGAGATTATTAGCAACGCAAGCCATCAACAATTTTGAGGATAATAAAATCGAAGGTCTTAATACATTTGCTGAAACATATAAAGTTGACAAACTAAAAGCTACAATTCCAGATCTTGAATCTAGATTACATTTTTCTACGGTTCAAAGCATGGTAAAACGCTTATTTTATGGTAATAATGAAGATGTTTTACCAATTGACACTTATGACTGTATTATTGTAGACGAGGCGCATCGTGGATATTTACAGGATAGAGAGTTGGATGATGAAGAACTAAACTTCAAAGACCAAAGAGATTACGTTAGTAAATATCGTATGGTTGTAGATTATTTTGATGCTTTTACTGTAGGCTTAACAGCTACACCTGCTTTACATACAACTGAGATATTTGGGCATCCTGTCTATACATATTCATATAGAGAGGCGGTAATAGATGGTTATTTAATAGATCATGAACCGCCTAATATTATTAAAACGAAATTAAGCGAAGAAGGTATAACCTGGAAAAAAGGTGAAAAACCAAAGGTATATATTAAAGAAGATAATCGTATTGAAGAACTTGATGAACTAGAAGATGAATTAAACATAGATATTGAAGGGTTTAATAAAATGGTAATTACAGAATCTTTTAATAGAACTGTTGCTCAACAATTAGTAAAAGAAATTGACCCCGAAGGAGATGAAAAAACCCTGATTTTTGCAGCTAAAGACGAACATGCTGATTTGATTGTTCAATTATTAAAAGAGGAATATGAAAATATAGGCATAGATGTACCTGATGATGCTATTGCAAAAATCACAGGCAAATCCTATAAACCTCAAGAATTAGTAACACGTTATAAAAATGAAAAATTTCCTAGTATAGCTGTGACTGTGGATTTATTAACTACTGGTATTGACGTACCACCAATTTGCAATTTGGTATTTTTAAGACGTATCAAATCTCGAATTTTATACGAGCAAATGTTAGGGCGTGCTACCAGACGATGTGACGATATAGGAAAAGAAGTGTTCAATATTTTTGACGCAGTAAAACTTTATGAATCTTTAGAGGTTTTCTCCTCCATGAAACCTGTAGTGACAAATCCAAAAACATCATTCACTCAACTAATTGATGAGTTTGATGACATTGAATCCAATGTCAGAGCAAAAAAACAGTTAGAACAAATTATTTCGAAGCTTCAACGCAAAAAAACAAAGATTATAGGGCAGAATGAGGAAATTTTCAAATACAATACTGAAGGTAAAGACCCTGAAGCTTTCATAAATATGTTAAAGAATATTGAAGAACATAGCATAGCTTCATCACTTTCGAAATATGACCAATTATGGAGGTTTTTAGATGAATTTATACCACAACCAAGAGCACAATATGTATCAGAGCATGACGATGAGTATCTAGGTAGTGAACGTGGTTATGGTAAAGGACAAAAACCAGAAGATTATTTAAATAGTTTTAAAATCTTCCTTGAGCAGAATTTAAATAAAGTGGCAGCTCTTCAAATTATTTGTACAAAACCTAAAGAGTTAGATCGTCATTCACTTAAAGAATTAAAATTGCTGTTAGACCAAAAAGGTTTTAATTCTAGAAATTTAAATGCAGCTTGGAAGGATAGTAAAAATGAGGACATCGTTGCCGATATTATTTCATACATTCGGACTCTGGCTTTAGGCAGTACACTGATAAGCCATGAAGAACGTATTAGAAATGCAGTTGACAAAGTACGCAGCATGAAAGATTGGAATAAAATCCAATTAAAATGGATAGACCGTTTTGAAAAACAACTTATTCAAGAAACCATTATTAAAATTGAAGATTTAAATAAAGATCCATTTATGTCAGATGGAGGCTTTAAAAGATTAAACAAAATATTTGAGCATCAGTTAAAAGATGTCATAGAAACCTTAAATGATAATTTATACATAGAAACAGCATAA